The genomic stretch TGATTTGCTTGCCCATCACAAAGAAATCAACCCACTTTGGACGATTTCATCAGCATGACTCGCAACCAGTTTTCTGAAATCGGAAAGCTGCGATTTTGGCAGTGGCTTTTTGCCCTTGAGATGCTTGATCCGAATTTCAACGACCTTGCCATTTTCAATTATGAGTTCAGCCTTCATCTCAGCGGCTTGATAACGACCATGAACGTGAATTGGCTCATGATCATTTGCAAAGAAAAATACAACGAGACCGAAATACTCATAAAGCTTTGGCATCTATCCGATTCTTCCCTGACAGGATCACTTCCCCTCCTCCGCCGGCACCAGTGTGCGCATCTCAAAAATTGAAATCGCCGGCAGCACGCGCACAAAGAGAAAGATGAGCGCAAAGAACAAGCCGATCGTGCCGATATACGTCGCCCAATCCCACATTGTGGGAGAGTACATGCCCCAGGATGACGGCATAAAATCGCGGTGCAAGCTGGTCACCACGATCACAAAACGCTCGAGCCACATGCCAATGCTCACGACGATGGAGATGATGAACAGCCATATCGTATTGCTTTGGACTTTTTCGATCCAAAGCAACTGCGGCACCACAAAGTTGCACAGGAGCAGCGCCCAATAAGCCGGCGCATAAGGTCCGGTCCAGCGGTTCACCATCATGTACCATTCGTATTGGTTACCGCTGTACCACGCC from Cytophagia bacterium CHB2 encodes the following:
- a CDS encoding hydrogenase, which translates into the protein YGLEDFITTRHLRNMAKIMLATGLIVVYGYAMEAFMAWYSGNQYEWYMMVNRWTGPYAPAYWALLLCNFVVPQLLWIEKVQSNTIWLFIISIVVSIGMWLERFVIVVTSLHRDFMPSSWGMYSPTMWDWATYIGTIGLFFALIFLFVRVLPAISIFEMRTLVPAEEGK